A portion of the Phyllobacterium zundukense genome contains these proteins:
- a CDS encoding EF-hand domain-containing protein: MKRILALVLSGTFLTVFAVSGVFAQTETPAQAQTPAAAAQTKPASDSNTAKPMQGKMDKNDDGAVDLSEFTNMDRLKQADTNGDGTLSQDEIQAMVMKRIVERQARRMTNRLDVNGDGVVTIAEVEKQKEKRFALMDRNDDGKLERSELRHGKDTHKGHERRGHQQHRENGNDEN; this comes from the coding sequence ATGAAACGCATTCTAGCTCTCGTTCTGTCTGGCACATTTCTCACTGTTTTTGCCGTGAGCGGCGTGTTCGCACAAACGGAAACGCCAGCACAGGCCCAGACACCAGCCGCCGCCGCGCAAACCAAACCCGCTTCCGACAGCAATACTGCAAAACCGATGCAAGGGAAAATGGACAAGAACGATGATGGCGCTGTGGACCTGTCTGAGTTCACCAACATGGATCGTTTGAAGCAAGCCGACACCAACGGCGACGGAACGCTATCGCAAGATGAAATCCAGGCGATGGTGATGAAACGCATCGTCGAACGGCAGGCCCGGCGAATGACCAATCGCCTCGATGTCAACGGTGACGGAGTGGTGACGATTGCAGAAGTCGAAAAGCAGAAAGAAAAGCGTTTTGCGTTGATGGATCGCAATGACGATGGGAAGTTAGAACGAAGCGAACTTCGCCACGGTAAGGACACCCACAAGGGACATGAACGCCGCGGCCATCAGCAACATCGCGAAAACGGCAATGACGAGAATTAA
- a CDS encoding transglutaminase family protein, whose amino-acid sequence MTIFSVRHSTVYRYVRPVAFGEHRLMFRPRDSFDQRLLEATLVVEPEPKQIRWIHDVFGNCVALIDVTATASELRFHSHIRLDHTPDVALDLQIDDKALNYPFAYANDEIADLERTIERHYPDQDDEVGRWARQFVRVGHPTETGHLLMTLCYGIHESFVYERRAARGTQSPVQTLQLRRGTCRDFAVLMMEAARSLGLAARFVTGYIYVPSRDGSTTRGGGSTHAWCQIYLPGAGWVEFDPTNGIVGNRDLIRVAVARDPRQAIPLTGSYDGSASDYDGMSVQVNVTTENTMP is encoded by the coding sequence ATGACGATTTTTTCGGTCAGACATTCGACGGTGTATCGCTACGTGCGACCAGTTGCATTCGGTGAGCATCGCCTGATGTTTCGTCCGCGAGACAGTTTTGACCAGCGCCTTTTAGAGGCGACATTGGTTGTCGAACCAGAGCCCAAACAAATACGTTGGATTCACGACGTCTTCGGCAATTGTGTCGCGCTCATCGACGTCACTGCAACTGCGTCGGAGTTGCGCTTTCACAGCCATATTCGCCTCGACCACACACCAGACGTGGCTCTTGATCTGCAGATTGATGACAAGGCGCTCAACTATCCCTTCGCTTATGCGAACGATGAGATTGCTGATCTGGAGCGCACCATTGAACGTCACTATCCCGATCAGGACGATGAAGTCGGCCGCTGGGCCAGACAGTTTGTTCGGGTCGGCCATCCGACGGAAACGGGCCACCTGCTCATGACGCTCTGCTACGGAATTCATGAGAGCTTCGTGTATGAGCGTCGCGCAGCTCGGGGAACGCAGTCCCCTGTTCAGACTTTGCAACTACGGCGAGGCACCTGCCGGGACTTTGCCGTGCTGATGATGGAGGCCGCCCGTTCATTGGGTTTAGCGGCGCGCTTTGTTACGGGGTACATTTACGTGCCAAGTCGCGATGGTTCGACAACACGGGGCGGCGGATCTACTCATGCATGGTGCCAGATCTATCTTCCGGGAGCCGGATGGGTGGAGTTCGATCCAACGAACGGGATCGTCGGAAACAGGGATCTGATCCGGGTCGCTGTTGCCCGCGATCCGCGCCAGGCCATTCCGTTGACAGGAAGTTACGACGGCAGCGCCTCGGACTACGATGGAATGTCGGTGCAGGTGAATGTCACTACGGAAAACACGATGCCATGA
- a CDS encoding transglutaminase-like domain-containing protein — protein MLLVLNIHPSRRVDLLTEQKLTFDQPIDAWGYTDGFGNACTRIVAPPGLTTISSEFVIYDGGEPDVIPRNAIQHEIKDLPDDVLVFLLGSRYCDTDRLGDFAWSQFSSTPLGWPRVEAIRDYVHDHIAFDYQKADPLRTAFGGYTDRTGVCRDFSHLAITLCRCMNIPARYCTGYLGDIGVPFNPDPMDFSAWFEVYLGGHWHTVDARHNTPRIGRILMATGRDATDVAISTSFGASLLTRFEVITEELKTAN, from the coding sequence ATGTTGCTCGTGCTCAATATTCATCCGTCTCGGCGTGTCGATCTTCTGACGGAACAGAAACTGACTTTCGACCAGCCAATCGATGCGTGGGGTTATACGGATGGATTTGGCAATGCCTGCACCCGTATCGTCGCCCCGCCCGGACTTACGACAATTTCCTCTGAATTCGTAATCTATGACGGCGGCGAGCCAGACGTCATTCCCCGAAATGCCATCCAGCACGAAATCAAGGATTTGCCCGACGATGTGCTCGTCTTCCTCCTCGGTAGCCGCTATTGCGACACGGACAGACTTGGCGACTTTGCCTGGTCGCAGTTCTCATCGACACCCTTGGGATGGCCTCGGGTTGAGGCGATCCGGGACTACGTCCATGACCACATAGCCTTCGACTATCAGAAAGCCGATCCGCTAAGAACAGCCTTTGGCGGATATACGGACAGGACAGGCGTGTGCAGAGATTTTTCCCATCTCGCCATCACCCTGTGCCGCTGCATGAACATTCCCGCGCGCTATTGCACGGGCTATCTTGGCGACATCGGCGTCCCGTTCAATCCGGATCCCATGGACTTCAGCGCATGGTTCGAAGTATATCTTGGCGGTCACTGGCACACCGTCGATGCTCGCCACAACACGCCGCGCATAGGGCGCATACTCATGGCCACCGGGCGTGACGCAACCGACGTGGCCATATCGACCAGTTTTGGTGCCTCGTTACTAACGCGCTTTGAGGTAATCACAGAGGAATTAAAAACGGCGAATTGA
- a CDS encoding hemolysin family protein has protein sequence MFELLIVGFLIVLNAVFALSELAVVSSRKARLEMLADRGVPGARAAIALSQNPGKFLSTVQIGITLVGIVAGAYSGATLGSRMGQFLSAAGVRADIADVLGYILVIGVITFLSVIIGELVPKHLALKNPERIACAVAKPMNILSGIAAPVVWLLDASTRGVFKLFGISTASESAVTDEEILTIIAEAGSTGVIEEAERSMISGVIRLGDRSVRAVMTPRTEVEMVKVNEDIASLKRKLIASNHSCLPVFDDDRDDVIGVIMLRDMIEPLLSASQVLMRDHIRSSPVVPDTLDALAALKVLRDSVVPMALVHDEYGHFEGLLTPADILDAIAGAFRSDEDQSEPEAVRRDDGSWLLAGWMPADEMADLLGIDLPKTRPYETVAGFIIDRLERIPETGEAIDFDDWRFEVVDLDHRRVDKVLASRLP, from the coding sequence ATGTTTGAATTGTTGATCGTCGGTTTCCTTATTGTCCTCAATGCCGTGTTTGCACTTTCGGAACTCGCGGTCGTATCATCGCGGAAAGCCCGTCTTGAAATGCTGGCCGACCGCGGCGTTCCTGGCGCGCGCGCGGCGATCGCCCTGTCTCAGAACCCGGGAAAATTCCTTTCGACGGTCCAGATCGGCATCACTCTGGTCGGCATTGTTGCTGGTGCCTATTCCGGGGCAACGCTTGGCTCCCGAATGGGACAATTCCTTTCCGCTGCCGGAGTGCGCGCCGACATCGCCGATGTGCTCGGTTACATCCTGGTTATCGGCGTCATCACGTTCTTGTCTGTTATCATCGGCGAACTCGTTCCAAAACATCTGGCATTGAAGAATCCCGAGCGCATCGCCTGCGCCGTTGCAAAGCCGATGAACATTCTTTCAGGGATTGCCGCCCCTGTTGTTTGGCTGCTCGATGCATCCACCAGGGGAGTGTTCAAACTGTTCGGTATCTCCACAGCCTCCGAAAGCGCAGTTACCGACGAAGAGATCCTGACGATCATTGCCGAGGCCGGCAGTACTGGGGTGATCGAAGAAGCCGAACGCTCGATGATCTCGGGTGTCATCCGCCTCGGCGACCGCAGTGTCCGGGCCGTGATGACCCCACGTACTGAAGTCGAAATGGTCAAGGTCAACGAAGACATCGCTTCTCTCAAGCGGAAGCTGATCGCCAGCAACCATTCGTGCTTGCCCGTCTTTGACGATGACCGTGACGACGTCATCGGTGTCATCATGCTAAGGGACATGATCGAGCCGTTGCTCTCGGCTTCGCAGGTTCTGATGCGCGATCACATACGCAGTTCTCCCGTGGTTCCCGATACGCTCGATGCCCTGGCGGCGCTCAAAGTCTTGCGCGACTCCGTTGTGCCGATGGCGCTGGTTCATGATGAATATGGCCACTTCGAAGGTCTGCTGACGCCCGCTGACATTCTTGACGCGATAGCTGGTGCTTTCCGGTCGGACGAGGATCAGTCGGAACCGGAGGCGGTTCGCCGTGATGACGGATCGTGGTTGCTCGCGGGATGGATGCCAGCGGACGAAATGGCTGACCTGTTGGGCATCGACCTTCCGAAGACCCGTCCTTACGAAACCGTAGCCGGCTTCATCATCGATCGATTGGAACGAATTCCGGAAACGGGTGAAGCGATCGATTTCGACGATTGGCGCTTTGAAGTCGTCGACCTTGATCATCGGCGCGTCGATAAGGTTCTGGCTTCTCGCTTGCCATAG
- a CDS encoding potassium transporter Kup encodes MLPDRDTVPKETYPVLVLGALGVVYGDIGTSPIYAFREALHAASTDGALLRADVLGIVSMIFWALTLIVTVKYVLFVLRADNDGEGGILSLMALARESYKTRPRLILGIGIVGASLFYGDAVITPAISVLSAIEGLEIVTPAFTPYVVPITITILLTLFSVQRYGTARMAFFFGPITLVWFLALGFFGLWHLFDDLSVLAAVNPHYGFDYIVRNQGTAFATIGTVFLAVTGAEALYADLGHFGRRPIATAWMWIVFPCLLLNYFGQGAFVLAHAESAKNPFFEMFPPWALLPMVLLATAATVIASQAVISGAYSLSRQAVQLNLLPRLHIAHTSEKQSGQVYLPRVNFLLGLVVVLLVIGFERSTNLAAAYGIAVTGNMLVTTTLLFIVMTRIWKWQLWVAALTTACFLIIDITFVGANLIKVIDGGWASLLVAVLIVLIMSTWVKGSRQLQRKVAQGDVPLELISRNLTRSPPTIVPGTAVFLTGNPKGTPTALLHSLKHYNVLHERNVILNVVTAPSPTVGKSDRMHVEPVNDRFMQVTLTFGYMERPNVPRTLAIFKTAGWKFDIMTTSFFLARRSLKASPRSEMPYWQDKLFIALARSASDATEYFQIPTGRVVEIGTQVTI; translated from the coding sequence ATGTTGCCCGATCGCGATACAGTCCCGAAAGAAACGTATCCAGTTCTCGTTCTGGGCGCTCTGGGGGTTGTCTATGGTGATATCGGCACCAGCCCGATTTACGCCTTTCGCGAAGCTCTGCATGCTGCGTCCACGGATGGTGCCCTTTTACGGGCAGACGTCCTTGGCATCGTGTCCATGATTTTCTGGGCCCTGACGCTGATAGTCACGGTCAAGTATGTCCTGTTTGTTCTTCGAGCCGACAATGACGGTGAAGGCGGGATTCTTTCTCTGATGGCACTCGCCCGGGAGAGTTACAAAACACGACCGCGCCTGATCCTTGGCATTGGCATTGTCGGCGCTTCCTTGTTCTATGGCGACGCCGTCATCACCCCCGCTATTTCCGTGCTGTCGGCAATCGAGGGCCTTGAGATCGTCACGCCGGCCTTCACACCGTATGTCGTTCCGATAACCATCACCATATTGCTGACGCTCTTCTCGGTCCAGCGCTACGGCACAGCCCGCATGGCGTTCTTTTTCGGGCCAATCACCTTAGTGTGGTTTCTTGCGCTCGGTTTCTTTGGACTGTGGCATTTGTTCGACGACCTCAGTGTTCTTGCAGCGGTAAACCCTCACTACGGCTTCGACTATATCGTCCGCAACCAAGGCACGGCCTTCGCCACGATCGGTACAGTGTTTCTTGCCGTCACCGGAGCGGAAGCTCTCTATGCTGACCTTGGTCATTTTGGTCGACGGCCGATCGCAACTGCTTGGATGTGGATCGTGTTTCCGTGTCTGCTCTTGAATTATTTCGGCCAGGGAGCCTTCGTGCTCGCGCATGCTGAATCGGCAAAAAATCCTTTCTTTGAAATGTTTCCGCCATGGGCGTTGTTGCCCATGGTGCTTCTGGCAACCGCCGCCACGGTCATCGCCAGTCAGGCTGTCATATCGGGAGCCTACTCGTTGTCGCGGCAGGCGGTGCAGCTCAATCTTCTGCCGAGGCTCCACATCGCACATACTTCCGAGAAACAATCCGGGCAGGTTTATCTGCCTCGGGTCAACTTCCTCCTTGGGCTGGTGGTGGTCTTGTTGGTTATCGGGTTCGAGCGCTCCACCAATCTGGCAGCTGCCTATGGCATCGCAGTGACGGGCAACATGCTCGTGACGACGACATTGCTGTTCATCGTCATGACCCGCATCTGGAAATGGCAATTGTGGGTGGCGGCTCTCACCACCGCCTGTTTCCTCATCATCGACATCACCTTCGTCGGTGCGAACCTCATCAAGGTCATCGACGGGGGATGGGCCTCGCTTCTGGTCGCCGTCCTGATTGTGCTGATCATGTCCACCTGGGTGAAAGGCAGCCGCCAGCTACAGAGAAAAGTCGCGCAAGGCGACGTGCCGCTCGAGCTGATTTCGAGGAATCTGACCCGAAGCCCCCCAACGATCGTACCCGGCACTGCCGTGTTTCTGACAGGCAACCCGAAAGGCACGCCCACCGCGCTGCTGCACAGCCTCAAACATTACAACGTCCTGCATGAGCGCAATGTCATCCTGAACGTAGTCACTGCCCCCTCGCCCACCGTCGGGAAGAGCGACCGCATGCACGTCGAGCCCGTCAATGATCGCTTCATGCAAGTCACACTGACGTTCGGCTACATGGAAAGGCCGAACGTCCCGCGAACCCTGGCGATCTTCAAAACCGCAGGCTGGAAATTCGACATCATGACGACCTCGTTCTTCCTGGCTCGTCGGTCATTGAAAGCCTCTCCCCGTTCGGAGATGCCTTATTGGCAAGACAAGCTGTTCATTGCCCTCGCGCGTTCGGCAAGCGATGCCACCGAATATTTCCAGATACCGACAGGACGCGTGGTGGAAATTGGTACGCAGGTCACTATTTGA
- a CDS encoding cation:proton antiporter — MNTYVILLALFGVVVLFTAWLPLLLKDFPLSLPMICIAFGTLFVWTPLSTIVGSNPLDSRYMTEKVTELAVIISLMGAGLKIDRPLGWRSWMTTWRLLIISMPLTIAAIAVLGWSVLELGLASALLLGSALAPTDPVLASDVQVGPPQSGEDGEVRFSLTSEAGLNDGLSFPFVHLAIALALASQAGNPWFQNWLLVDVLWRLSAGVGLGWLTGKLLGILTFRLPKRAKLARTGDGFVALGITCLSYGLIEMAHGYGFVGVFVTALTLRSAERGSDYHTNLHDFAEQIERLLMMVVLVCFGAAIAEGTVFRAFDWKVAAVALTIIFFVRPVAGWLGLIGSEVPGREKAVIAIFGIRGLGSFYYMAYATGHAAFDRTDVLWVTVSFVVLVSIILHGMAVTPVMRGLERRRRFVARDL, encoded by the coding sequence ATCAACACCTATGTTATCCTACTCGCACTGTTTGGCGTGGTCGTTCTGTTCACTGCTTGGCTGCCGCTGCTGCTTAAGGACTTCCCGCTGTCATTGCCTATGATATGCATTGCCTTCGGAACATTGTTTGTATGGACACCTCTTTCGACAATCGTCGGTTCCAATCCCCTCGACAGCCGCTACATGACCGAGAAGGTCACCGAACTGGCCGTCATCATTTCACTGATGGGGGCGGGTCTGAAAATTGACAGGCCCTTGGGATGGCGGAGTTGGATGACAACATGGCGGCTTCTTATCATCTCCATGCCGCTGACGATCGCTGCAATTGCAGTTCTCGGCTGGAGCGTCCTTGAGCTTGGATTGGCATCAGCGCTTTTACTTGGATCTGCCCTCGCCCCGACAGACCCGGTGCTTGCCAGTGACGTTCAGGTTGGACCGCCGCAATCGGGCGAAGATGGCGAAGTGCGGTTCTCGCTAACGTCGGAAGCCGGCCTCAATGACGGTCTTAGCTTCCCCTTCGTGCATTTGGCCATCGCTTTGGCCCTCGCATCTCAAGCTGGCAACCCGTGGTTCCAGAATTGGCTGCTGGTCGATGTGTTGTGGCGGCTCAGTGCAGGTGTCGGCTTGGGATGGCTGACTGGGAAGCTCTTAGGGATTTTGACCTTTCGCCTGCCGAAGCGAGCAAAACTTGCGCGTACTGGCGACGGATTTGTTGCGCTTGGTATCACTTGCCTGAGCTACGGTCTGATAGAGATGGCCCATGGCTACGGTTTTGTTGGCGTGTTTGTTACAGCCCTGACGCTTAGGTCAGCCGAGCGAGGCAGCGACTATCACACCAACCTTCATGATTTTGCCGAACAGATCGAACGGCTTTTGATGATGGTCGTGCTCGTGTGTTTTGGAGCAGCCATCGCAGAGGGAACAGTTTTTCGAGCGTTCGATTGGAAAGTGGCTGCAGTTGCACTCACAATCATCTTTTTTGTTCGTCCAGTTGCGGGTTGGCTTGGCTTGATTGGAAGTGAGGTTCCGGGAAGGGAAAAGGCGGTCATTGCAATCTTCGGTATTCGGGGTCTTGGATCGTTCTACTACATGGCCTATGCGACGGGTCACGCCGCATTCGATAGAACCGATGTCTTGTGGGTGACCGTATCGTTCGTCGTTTTGGTGTCCATCATACTGCACGGTATGGCCGTTACGCCTGTCATGCGGGGCCTTGAACGCAGACGAAGGTTCGTTGCCCGTGATTTATGA
- a CDS encoding adenylate kinase, which translates to MKLEKPSIYITGASCSGVTTLGSGLSSALGVRHVDCDDFYWYPTNPPFSTKRPPADRVRLIEEALGEEGWVLSGSFDGWGDTLIENVNLIVFVYTPTPIRMARLLAREHERYGNRILQSGDMYEIHTAFAAWAAQYDKPDFPGRNLARHEAWLGTQIAPVLHLDGTQAPWVLVSQVLAEQQSLQVCLEPICGSIRISFHN; encoded by the coding sequence ATGAAACTGGAGAAACCCTCAATCTACATAACTGGAGCATCGTGTTCAGGGGTGACAACGCTAGGGAGTGGCCTTTCCTCAGCGTTGGGAGTCCGCCATGTGGATTGTGATGACTTCTATTGGTACCCGACCAATCCCCCATTCTCGACTAAGCGGCCCCCGGCTGATCGCGTCCGCCTGATCGAAGAAGCGCTAGGCGAGGAGGGCTGGGTGCTGTCCGGATCATTCGACGGTTGGGGAGATACCCTAATCGAGAACGTCAACCTGATTGTATTTGTGTACACTCCGACGCCAATTCGAATGGCACGCCTATTGGCGCGGGAACATGAACGATACGGAAACCGAATATTACAATCGGGCGATATGTACGAAATCCATACCGCATTCGCCGCCTGGGCTGCCCAATATGACAAACCGGATTTTCCAGGGCGGAATTTGGCTCGACACGAGGCGTGGTTGGGGACACAAATTGCCCCTGTATTACATCTTGATGGAACTCAAGCGCCTTGGGTTCTCGTCTCCCAAGTTCTCGCCGAGCAGCAAAGCCTCCAAGTCTGCTTGGAACCTATCTGTGGGTCGATCCGCATCTCATTTCACAACTGA
- a CDS encoding adenylate/guanylate cyclase domain-containing protein, translating to MERHLAAVLIADVVGYSRLSEIDEEGTRARFQADLNDTFEPQIAEHHGRLVKTMGDGILAEFHSVVDALRCAVDIQQEKAKQNGAAPPEKRLDFRVGVNLGDIIVEGDDIHGDGVNVADRIQALAEPGGIAISGTAYDQVRTKVAVGFASLGEQKVKNITEPIRVYRVVLDAAAVGKTTEARKNRRSWRVPAAAAAIIALLLAGAAAWWQPWRMAGERPNVRNVVAADTRPSLVVLPFDNLSSDAEQGYLADGITEDLTTELARLPGLFVVSRNAAFTYKDKATQPAQVATELGVRYILEGSIRRAGDQMRINAQLIDATTSGHMWAERFDGAWSGVFDLQDKMVGEIATALKLRLVAGQQAAKIAGGTINAAAYEAYLRGRELELREKPEDWVEAVKHYEQALELDPKFGNAAAALAWIYREAQWTELRSKELGLSIEEARNKADAYFTEAAKNPSAAYYRILAGKLNLQQRSDEAIVAAERAIALDASDPENYESLSTAMIYNGRAADGLGYLDAATRVDPLWSRSRYYLAGFAYLSLDRFKEAAVAFEKIDPEAKETSYWDFWSTYNGLKLLISTYGHLGRDADVARAKESIKPYVAKTNDRENTGLLAAAEFPFKNYADLDRVLVGLRKAGVQELPFGFDPKSPDRLDGAAIQKLLFGHEVQGRKLGTGEAYWRASADDGTTHITVGDWSDTGKSTIEGNLLCIYYPSEARFCTSIFRNPSGTFAQKNEYLLTTPWDRFEFSVVK from the coding sequence ATGGAGCGCCACCTTGCAGCCGTCCTGATCGCCGACGTCGTTGGTTACAGCCGTTTAAGCGAAATCGACGAAGAGGGTACGCGTGCCCGTTTCCAGGCCGATCTCAATGATACGTTCGAGCCACAGATCGCCGAGCATCACGGCCGGCTGGTCAAAACGATGGGCGACGGCATATTGGCCGAATTTCACAGTGTGGTCGATGCACTGCGCTGTGCGGTGGATATCCAGCAGGAGAAGGCCAAGCAGAATGGCGCCGCGCCTCCCGAGAAGCGGCTTGATTTTCGAGTTGGCGTCAATCTCGGCGACATCATCGTTGAGGGTGACGACATCCATGGCGACGGTGTCAACGTCGCGGACCGAATACAGGCACTGGCCGAGCCGGGAGGCATCGCCATCTCCGGCACGGCCTACGATCAAGTAAGAACGAAGGTTGCTGTGGGCTTTGCCTCGCTCGGCGAGCAGAAAGTCAAGAACATCACCGAGCCCATCAGGGTATACCGTGTAGTGCTCGACGCGGCAGCAGTGGGCAAGACGACCGAAGCCCGCAAGAACCGTCGCTCCTGGCGCGTTCCGGCGGCTGCCGCGGCAATCATCGCGCTCCTGCTGGCAGGAGCGGCAGCTTGGTGGCAGCCATGGCGGATGGCGGGCGAACGGCCTAACGTGCGGAATGTTGTCGCGGCCGACACCCGGCCATCGCTTGTCGTGCTGCCGTTTGACAATCTGAGCAGCGATGCCGAGCAGGGCTACCTCGCGGACGGCATTACCGAGGATCTGACGACGGAGTTGGCGCGCCTTCCTGGGCTCTTTGTCGTCTCGCGCAACGCGGCCTTCACCTACAAGGACAAGGCCACGCAGCCGGCCCAGGTCGCCACTGAACTGGGCGTCCGCTACATCCTGGAAGGCAGCATTCGCCGCGCTGGTGATCAGATGCGCATCAACGCCCAGCTCATCGACGCGACGACCAGTGGCCATATGTGGGCGGAGCGCTTCGACGGGGCGTGGAGCGGGGTGTTCGATCTTCAGGACAAGATGGTCGGCGAGATCGCCACGGCGCTGAAGCTCCGGTTGGTTGCGGGTCAACAAGCGGCTAAGATCGCAGGAGGTACAATCAACGCCGCAGCTTACGAAGCTTACCTGCGAGGGCGCGAACTCGAACTCAGGGAAAAGCCCGAGGACTGGGTTGAGGCCGTAAAGCACTACGAGCAGGCCCTTGAGCTCGACCCGAAATTCGGAAACGCGGCCGCGGCGCTCGCGTGGATCTATCGGGAAGCACAGTGGACCGAGTTACGCTCGAAAGAGTTGGGGCTTTCCATTGAAGAAGCCCGTAATAAGGCAGATGCCTATTTCACAGAGGCCGCGAAGAACCCCTCTGCGGCGTACTACAGAATCCTCGCAGGAAAGCTGAACCTGCAGCAAAGGTCGGATGAAGCAATCGTCGCCGCGGAACGGGCCATAGCGCTCGATGCCAGCGATCCTGAGAACTACGAGTCGCTGAGTACTGCGATGATTTATAACGGCAGAGCGGCGGATGGTCTCGGCTACCTTGATGCCGCAACGCGTGTCGATCCTTTATGGTCACGCTCGCGCTACTACCTTGCCGGGTTCGCCTACTTATCGTTGGACCGCTTCAAGGAGGCAGCCGTCGCATTCGAAAAGATCGATCCGGAGGCGAAGGAAACGTCCTATTGGGACTTTTGGTCGACGTATAATGGACTGAAGCTCCTGATCTCCACTTACGGGCATTTGGGGCGCGACGCCGACGTCGCCCGCGCAAAGGAGAGTATCAAGCCCTATGTGGCCAAGACAAATGATCGCGAAAACACAGGACTGCTGGCAGCGGCGGAGTTCCCGTTCAAGAACTACGCCGATCTCGACAGGGTGCTCGTTGGTCTGCGCAAGGCAGGCGTCCAGGAACTGCCTTTCGGCTTTGATCCAAAGTCGCCGGACCGCCTTGACGGAGCTGCGATACAAAAGCTGCTATTCGGTCACGAAGTACAGGGACGCAAACTCGGTACGGGTGAAGCGTATTGGCGGGCATCGGCAGATGACGGCACAACACACATCACCGTCGGGGACTGGTCCGATACAGGCAAAAGCACAATTGAAGGCAATCTCTTGTGTATCTACTATCCATCAGAGGCTCGTTTCTGCACCTCCATTTTCCGCAATCCCAGCGGTACCTTCGCGCAGAAGAACGAATACCTTTTGACTACCCCGTGGGACAGATTCGAATTCTCAGTTGTGAAATGA
- a CDS encoding GGDEF domain-containing protein, with the protein MDSGELLTGIIRTLGLTALVVLGYSWVIRKFSGGLTKGAAVGVLFALGGIISMNDPIRFAPGVIYDGRTALLALAYPYGGPIGTLITLAVMAVYRIWIGGIGSLSGVIGMVATALIGFACTLIPVRKLKIGPARSLLIGIAASTSLAAITLLPHEIMMTLVGIPLVTVIIANIAGVILLGEFLEREKSRQRIMRALEHEASVDPLTKLQNRRAFDQAALRAMNDNRSKSHQCSLVMIDIDHFKAINDRWGHDAGDTVLADVAAIIRKKVRITDVVVRYGGEEIVLLLTNTPQSAAIELAESVRSQIEQTQFESGEESLGVTISAGVASLSDRFHDMDAVMKAADRALYRAKSGGRNRVEIAL; encoded by the coding sequence ATGGATTCAGGCGAACTGCTGACTGGAATTATCCGCACGCTTGGCCTGACGGCGCTGGTTGTGCTCGGGTATTCCTGGGTCATCCGCAAGTTTTCCGGAGGATTGACCAAAGGAGCCGCTGTCGGCGTTTTGTTTGCCCTCGGCGGGATTATCTCCATGAACGATCCAATAAGATTCGCTCCCGGTGTCATTTACGACGGCAGGACGGCTCTATTGGCGCTGGCCTATCCCTACGGTGGGCCGATCGGGACGCTTATCACGTTGGCGGTCATGGCCGTCTATCGCATCTGGATTGGTGGTATTGGTTCGCTATCGGGAGTGATTGGAATGGTTGCGACCGCACTTATCGGCTTTGCCTGCACACTGATCCCGGTCAGAAAGCTGAAAATTGGTCCTGCCAGATCGCTGTTGATCGGCATTGCCGCGTCGACTTCCTTGGCCGCCATCACCCTGCTGCCGCACGAGATTATGATGACGTTGGTCGGTATTCCTCTTGTCACGGTCATCATTGCCAATATTGCGGGCGTCATTCTCCTCGGCGAATTTCTCGAACGGGAAAAATCAAGGCAGCGCATCATGCGGGCACTCGAACACGAGGCCAGCGTTGATCCACTGACGAAGCTGCAAAACCGCCGTGCCTTTGATCAGGCTGCACTGCGCGCCATGAATGACAACAGGTCGAAATCGCATCAATGCTCGCTGGTGATGATCGATATCGACCACTTCAAGGCCATCAATGATCGCTGGGGCCATGATGCCGGTGACACGGTATTGGCCGACGTTGCAGCGATTATCCGCAAGAAAGTCCGCATTACGGATGTCGTCGTACGGTATGGCGGCGAGGAAATTGTTCTACTCTTGACCAACACGCCACAATCGGCGGCGATAGAACTTGCCGAAAGTGTTCGCAGTCAGATCGAGCAAACGCAGTTCGAATCCGGAGAGGAAAGCTTGGGCGTGACGATCAGCGCTGGCGTGGCAAGTCTGAGCGATCGCTTTCATGACATGGATGCTGTCATGAAGGCGGCGGATCGGGCGCTCTATCGCGCCAAGAGTGGTGGCAGAAACCGCGTCGAAATCGCGTTATAG